In Bacteroidota bacterium, the genomic window TTGACAAAAAAGCGTGACAACACCAAACGCTCGGCCACCAACGATGCGATGTTGCTTGTCTGTGCCGGTTGTCTGTGGGAGACAACCATTTGCATAGATGGGGGGAATTCCGTGCCGGCCTGATTACTGTAGCCGGCCAGATCGCTATTGTTGGTGCCATGAACATAAATAGCTTAAGACCATGGACAACATTGCACCTGAGAATAAGCCGGCCTACGAGAGCAATGAGCTGATAGACCGGTTGCCGCCGCACCTGAAGCAGTTTATAAAACCGCAGGAATACGATGCCTATACGCCGATCAACCAAGCGGTATGGCGGTATGTGATGCGCAAAAATGTGCAGTACCTCTCCAAGAGTGCCCACGGCTCATATGTCAGCGGCCTCAAAAAAACGGGTATTTTTGTCGAGGAAATCCCAAGCATGTACGGCATGA contains:
- a CDS encoding phenylalanine 4-monooxygenase gives rise to the protein MDNIAPENKPAYESNELIDRLPPHLKQFIKPQEYDAYTPINQAVWRYVMRKNVQYLSKSAHGSYVSGLKKTGIFVEEIPSMYGM